GTGGGTAACaatatgaaagaaaaggtctttctattaattatattatatttacgtTGATTATTTTGGTTGAATAATTCAATTCATTCATTtagttatttaattcaaatagtAATTAGTATTGGGCATTTGGATTGTAAACGAGCCTCTATAGTGCAATGTAAATTCTGTAAAGCAcaatttgttttcaatttttgaaacagtATTACAGTGAAAACATATTTAGTTATATGTACtttcattgaaaatatattaaattgcataacagtttaatataaaacacaattGCATTATCTAATCAAACGTAATCTCATTTTCATGCGAAAActgtacaaaattaaaaatacgtGTGTTCCactgaaaactgaaaattaaaaatgaaaacataatttgTGGTgggtttatattaattattttcatttttatttcttgtaaaGGACaatactgtaattttttaaagggaAAATTACATCGATCTTTCCAAAAATTCGGTTCAACTAtgccaatattttttatcttttataaatacacaTCTATAAGGAAGTATCGATGTACCTTATCTCCAGAGGTATAGGTATTTATAGGTTTTTGCTCCTAAAGAGccgtataaattataatgacaaCAATAAGAGGTGTATTTATAATCttacaaagtgtaaaaaatatttatttaattagacataatcataaaaatatagaagaaaaatttaccctttttcttttctattacaCATTTTTTAACACATCATTAATGCCTTTCGTGCATTACATGAAATTAGGTTGGTTACTGACATTCCAGGAAGCACTGGCGCAAGTTTTGGTGAGTACTTTCatgttgaattaatttttctattttaaattttagaaataattatactctctcctcttaaaatttgttataattacacataaattttatgtagtttgaaaaattatatctagcacatTTAAGATTTGCTTCCagctaataaataagtccttACGTTAGTCATAATTccctaaatttgctgatattaacaaaaaaaataagaaaaaatctataattaccctcgattgacttagtattgatttattacagttcaaataatttttttatgatcaaattaccatCATGCATCTTCACGTGTTACTGCATGtgaagtatattttcaccgttataagggtagtttagttcgaaaaaaaatgtttaacccacaataagtcagtaataagccaatataggataaatatcaattttcattcagttttttttgttaataacaacaaatttagtgaattttgagtaACGaataaacttatttgttaggcagaagcaaactttatggatattaaatataatttctcaaactatagGAGGTTTTTGTGTACTTAgaccaaattttaagagagaaaagtgtaattatccctaaactttactgtgtttttattttgattaatacaCATGATGTGTATAAAGATTTTTGCGCTCtctcaacaattttttttttcaatttcatgcTATATGATATCAAATTAACATTAGAACATTCCACCTTTCCCATGTCTCTCTTGGACCACTAATATCATAAACAGGGAAAGCTATCTAAAGATTCTTGAAAACCTTAATCTTGTAGAATTCTTTTGTACGTAAGCAGATGGGTGTCGGGTGAGTTCGGGTCTCATTCCATATccctccccccacccccccccccccaaaaagaGTGAACNNNNNNNNNNNNNNNNNNNNNNNNNNNNNNNNNcccccccccccccccccccccaaataAAAAGTTGGATTCCAGCGGCTTTAACTCCTGGCTTGTCATTGGCCACTTCTTTATTGGATTTCATTTTGAAAcagtgataaaaatatatcaaaactGTCACTATTAACAGTCAGTGACGAAGGaattataattagtgatacggtatatatgtttaattcaTATGTCAGCGACCAAACAAAAAGCACTCTCTCTCAAtacaaattatgaataatgaTACTATCActaatgtttattttcttggttCAGGAACTGAAGTGGTGTGCTACGAAAGCCCTCGGCCGACGATGGGAATCCACCGCCTTGTTTTCGTGCTGTTCCGTCAGCTGGGGCGGCAGACGGTGTATGCTCCAGGGTGGCGTCAGAACTTCATAACCAGAGACTTTGCTGAACTCTACAACCTTGGCTCGCCGGTCGCAGCTGTGTACTACAACTGCCAAAGAGAAAGTGGCACCGGAGGCCGAAGATCTGTTAACTAGTGAAAGCGATGATAGCTAGAAATCAAACTATATTAAGCTACGTATTTTTAGTGCAATAAATGAACTGTTCCAGTCCAATGTATCAATATGCTGTATCCCAACCCAATGGTCAACAGCGGCCACTTAACCGTTTAAACTTTTATATGTGGTGGTCATTTAGCATGTTGGCTTCTTCAATGATTGATGCTGCATGCATCAACTTTTATATGTGGTGGTCGTTTAGCATATTCGTTTGTTCAATAACTGATATTGCATATAATTGATGCTGCATGTGTTAGACATAAGGTACTTGAGTTGAAATGCTTGTGGTTCAGTTCACTACATTGTGCATTGAATTTGAGTTGCTTCCTTAATTACGTCACGCCGTTGAAGGAAAAACCATCCTGATCAGCTGTCAATTTTGAATGTGGTTAACCAAATTATGACTAGTCAAGAGTTTCTACTCCCATTCCAATTTTGTTATCATTAATTCCTTGTACATGGTTAGACCATTCGTCTTGACTAGTTGTCTAATCTACACTATAAAACAAACCCATTTCACCCACTGCAACCTCACGAGTAAGAAGAGTTTTCATCAGTAGTCGCAAATTAATAGGACCACGTCTTTGGCAAGTACTGATTCTATGGCGAATAGGTGATCCatctttttgcattttatctACATCAATTGAGACAAATTTGTAACTTTAcgataatttttatgtaactAGTTGCTCTCCACTCAATTTACAACtgttaattaaagaaatattcggataaaatttgaatcatATATTTGTTACTGTTTTTATAttcctgtatatatatatggcagGCTAGAAGGAAAGGTAGCACTGATCACCGGCGGTGCCAGAGGAATCGGCGAGGCTACGGCCAAGCTATTCGCCAAACACGGCGCAAAAGTCATTATCGCCGACATCCAGGACGAGCGCGGCCACGCCATCTGCAAAGAGTTCCCCTCCATTTCCTATGTTCACTGCGATGTCACTAAGGAATCCGACGTCAAGAGCGCCGTCGACGGCGCCGTGTCCCAGCACGGTAAGCTGGACATCATGTTCAACAACGCGGGGATCACCGTGCCGATGCAGTACTCCTCAGTCTTAGACTCGGAAAAGAGCCACTTCGAGAAGGTGTTCAATGTGAACGTTTACGGCGCGTTCCTAGGCGCCAAGCACGCGGCGCGAGTGATGATTCCCGCGAAGAAAGGGAG
The nucleotide sequence above comes from Sesamum indicum cultivar Zhongzhi No. 13 linkage group LG11, S_indicum_v1.0, whole genome shotgun sequence. Encoded proteins:
- the LOC105174211 gene encoding protein HEADING DATE 3A, which produces MARQIRDPLEVGRIIGDVVDSFRSSVDLRVYYGGRIVINGCDLRPPQVANQPRVEVGGDDFRTFYTLVLVDPDAPSPSNPHLREYLHWLVTDIPGSTGASFGTEVVCYESPRPTMGIHRLVFVLFRQLGRQTVYAPGWRQNFITRDFAELYNLGSPVAAVYYNCQRESGTGGRRSVN
- the LOC105174071 gene encoding secoisolariciresinol dehydrogenase-like translates to MANRLEGKVALITGGARGIGEATAKLFAKHGAKVIIADIQDERGHAICKEFPSISYVHCDVTKESDVKSAVDGAVSQHGKLDIMFNNAGITVPMQYSSVLDSEKSHFEKVFNVNVYGAFLGAKHAARVMIPAKKGSIIFTSSVSAVTALEFPISYASSKYAVIGLTNQLCLELGKHGIRVNCISPFLIPTPMLADAMGGAVDVKKAAEWVAASATLKGPPVEADDIAEAAIFLGSDESKYVSGLNLVVDGGYSKVNPTISSAMRGVRI